The Humulus lupulus chromosome 4, drHumLupu1.1, whole genome shotgun sequence genome has a window encoding:
- the LOC133830740 gene encoding uncharacterized protein LOC133830740, protein MNFLELCATFKFNGVSDDAIRLRLFPFSLRDRAKSWLISLQANSINTWEELAQKFLSKFFPPTKAAKLRGEINNFYQNEGESLYDAWERFKDLLRKCPHHGIEKWMLVHNFYNGLCGTTRTIIDAVAGGAFMSKGADERKVAGVHELDDITPLTAQVASLTKQLQQNKISAQVQAIQMQSGCELCGGPHLYEQCTAANMYGNMPVNQAQVQAVGNFQRPYQNPFANTYNHGWRNHPNFSWRNNQGQQSQFQGPYQQNMSQQPMNQASSSHQPRPQDQPEKPNELQAALPQGNFPSNTVVNPKENCQAISLRNGKQVEQPSVQKSVVQNEELSEKSDTKANGVTEDHQGSNKCPPFVDSQPLQALEQMPSYVKFMKEILSKKRKMEEYETVAVTEERLGLGEARPTTVTLQLADRSEDMDVPIILGRPFLATGQALIDVQKGELTLRVQDEEVVFNVFKALKFANVNDSCFKVDIVEKAVAEIHLTEDSLQKSLTIGDISFMTASSKEP, encoded by the exons ATGAATTTCCTTGAGCTATGTGCAACGTTTAAGTTTAATGGGGTGAGCGATGATGCAATAAGGCtgagattgttccctttttcactAAGGGACAGGGCAAAAAGTTGGCTTATTTCTCTACAGGCCAACTCAATCAATACATGGGAGGAACTAGCTCAGAAGTTTCTCTCAAAGTTTTTTCCTCCTACAAAAGCTGCTAAGTTGAGGGGAGAAATCAATAACTTCTATCAGAATGAGGGAGAGTCATTGTACGATgcatgggaaagattcaaagacctgCTCAGGAAATGCCCTCATCacggtatagagaagtggatgttagtccacaatttttataatgggcTTTGCGGTACTACTCGCACTATAATAGATGCAGTAGCAGGTGGTGCTTTCATGAGTAAAGGGGCTGATGAG AGAAAAGTAGCTGGGGTACATGAATTAGATGATATCACTCCTTTAACTGCTCAGGTTGCTTCATTGACAAAGCAGTTGCAACAAAACAAGATCTCAGCTCAAGTCCAGGCTATACAGATGCAATCAGGGTGTGAATTATGTGGAGGGCCTCATTTGTATGAACAGTGTACAGCGGCCAACATGTATGGTAATATGCCAGTTAATCAGGCTCAGGTACAGGCAGTTGGTAATTTTCAGAGGCCTTATCAGAATCCGTTCGCCAATACTTATAATCATGGGTGGAGAAATCACCCAAATTTCTCTTGGAGAAACAATCAGGGCCAACAGTCACAGTTTCAAGGGCCATACCAGCAAAACATGTCACAACAGCCTATGAATCAAGCCTCATCGTCACACCAGCCTAGACCGCAAGATCAACCAGAAAAGCCTAATGAGTTGCAAGCAGCCTT ACCGCAAGGGAATTTTCCTAGTAATACCGTGGTAAATCCTAAAGAGAACTGTCAAGCAATTTCATTGAGGAATGGTAAGCAAGTGGAGCAGCCCAGTGTACAAAAGTCAGTGGTTCAGAATGAAGAGTTGAGTGAGAAATCAGATACAAAAGCGaatggggttactgaagaccaccagGGTTCAAACAAGTGTCCTCCCTTTGTTGATAGTCAGCCACTTCAa GCATTAGAGCAGATGCCTAGTTATGTCAAATTTATGAAAGAGATTTtgtcaaagaaaagaaagatggaGGAGTATGAGACGGTGGCagtcactgaaga ACGACTGGGTTTGGGTGAGGCAAGACCGACAACCGTCACTCTACAACTAGCAGATCGATCG gaggatatGGATGTACCAATCATTCTGGGCAGGCCATTTTTAGCTACTGGGCAGGCTTTGATTGATGTTCAGAAAGGTGAGCTGACATTGCGAGTTCAGGACGAAGAAGTAGTATTCAACGTGTTTAAGGCCTTAAAGTTTGCAAATGTCAATGACAGCTGTTTCAAAGTTGACATAGTAGAGAAAGCGGTGGCAGAAATTCATCTTACAGAGGATTCACTTCAGAAGAGCTTGACAATTGGGGATATATCATTTATGACTGCAAgtt